The Lactuca sativa cultivar Salinas chromosome 2, Lsat_Salinas_v11, whole genome shotgun sequence genome includes the window ATATAGGACTCATACTTGGAGAAATATATCCGAGAATGGAAAGAGAAATCTTAACAGTAGTGTTAATGGTTCAATCTTAATAGATATAGGTGGATCAATTACAACAGAACAACACCGCAAGAAGATGGtaaatgaatcttgtgtataaaTTTTAGTAATTTGTTTTTTGTTTAGCATAAATTAcaagtatgttttttttttgtagaagAATGGAAAGGAGGAATACCCTTTGTGGGGAGATGTTTTCAAGCAGACTCACCTTGAAAAGAGTGCAACGGTGAAGTTGGCATCTGGAGAGTTGATTGGGAGCCAACCTGAGCATTGGGTTAATGagaatttttggaccgtatttgtAAGTTATCTTTATCCTTTTTAGATTTAAGATTTGATGTATTTAATTATTTTCCATGTGTTTAGAGTGGTAACAATTTTAATGTTTTGGTAAAT containing:
- the LOC111883429 gene encoding uncharacterized protein LOC111883429 isoform X1, which gives rise to MCHFPCYCGVFIIGIGCLGRYRTHTWRNISENGKRNLNSSVNGSILIDIGGSITTEQHRKKMKNGKEEYPLWGDVFKQTHLEKSATVKLASGELIGSQPEHWVNENFWTVFDKYEKTMCEKYGPNPSQHPLGDVEIWEHCVGGKKKGRVYGVGSEFKG
- the LOC111883429 gene encoding uncharacterized protein LOC111883429 isoform X2 — translated: MCHFPCYCGVFIIGIGCLGRYRTHTWRNISENGKRNLNSSVNGSILIDIGGSITTEQHRKKMNGKEEYPLWGDVFKQTHLEKSATVKLASGELIGSQPEHWVNENFWTVFDKYEKTMCEKYGPNPSQHPLGDVEIWEHCVGGKKKGRVYGVGSEFKG